The Halosimplex litoreum genome has a window encoding:
- a CDS encoding amino acid permease yields the protein MSDEDLAKDLGPLAALTIGVGTMIGAGIFVLPGVAIEEAGSLAIAAFVLGGVIALFTAMSASELGTAMPRSGGAYFYVNHALGPLFGSVAGWANWLGLAFASAFYMYGFGDYMSQIIGVEGTFGVGPIQITAIKLIALVGAAFFTMVNYVGAKETGKLQNVIVVVLVAILTVFTIFGSLRADPANLPTAEGYGPMMATTGLIFVSYLGFVQITSVAEEIKEPGKNLPRAVIGSVLIVTTIYALVLLIMSAAVPEGFVAQVSARGDTAVVEVGRQIQGTIMAGALLFGGLLATASSANASILASSRINFAMGRDNIVTPKLNEIHDRFATPYRAIGITGLLILVFIVTADLELLSSIGSALHLIIYGLLNIALIVMRTADPDEYQPDYTVPLYPIVPIVGTLSSFALLYFIIGTAKVVSAVLVVGAMVWYVFYARTRTEKQGILSQYILERSDEMPEPAVSAAAGVAPDGGDYRVMVPLANPEHEEELITLASAMAKARGGTVVATHIVTVPDQTSLASARDRADDIDATSETLLDHARTNAETFGVPVETHTILSHRGFEQIFDAARTHDADQVVMGWGPDSHGSPGRAESAFDEMAGDLPADFLVLRDRGLDTERVLVPTAGGPDSDLSAEIATVLRREFGSEVTLLYVADEGESAEGADFLAEWASDHDLGDANMRVETGDVETAIEAAAGDATLVILGASERGLLQRLIGGSVVMDVVDDVDCSVLLAEKRTQRSLRERLFG from the coding sequence GTGAGTGACGAGGACCTTGCCAAAGACCTCGGGCCGCTCGCGGCGCTGACGATCGGCGTCGGGACGATGATCGGCGCCGGGATCTTCGTCCTCCCGGGCGTCGCCATCGAGGAAGCCGGGAGCCTCGCCATCGCTGCGTTCGTCCTCGGCGGGGTCATCGCGCTGTTCACGGCGATGTCCGCCAGCGAACTCGGGACGGCGATGCCCCGCTCTGGCGGCGCGTACTTCTACGTCAACCACGCCCTCGGACCGCTCTTCGGCTCGGTCGCGGGCTGGGCGAACTGGCTCGGGCTCGCCTTCGCGAGCGCCTTCTACATGTACGGGTTCGGCGACTACATGAGCCAGATAATCGGGGTCGAGGGCACGTTCGGCGTCGGCCCGATTCAGATAACCGCGATCAAGCTCATCGCGCTGGTCGGCGCCGCCTTCTTCACCATGGTCAACTACGTCGGCGCCAAGGAGACCGGCAAACTCCAGAACGTCATCGTCGTCGTCCTCGTCGCTATCCTCACCGTCTTCACCATCTTCGGGTCGCTCCGGGCCGACCCCGCGAACCTCCCGACGGCGGAGGGCTACGGGCCGATGATGGCCACCACGGGCCTGATCTTCGTCTCCTATCTGGGCTTCGTCCAGATCACGAGCGTCGCCGAGGAGATCAAAGAGCCCGGCAAGAACCTCCCGCGGGCGGTCATCGGAAGCGTCCTCATCGTGACGACCATCTACGCGCTCGTCCTGCTGATCATGAGCGCGGCCGTCCCCGAGGGGTTCGTCGCCCAGGTGTCCGCCCGGGGCGACACGGCGGTCGTCGAGGTCGGTCGCCAGATCCAGGGGACGATCATGGCCGGCGCCCTGCTGTTCGGCGGCCTGCTCGCGACGGCCTCGTCGGCCAACGCCTCCATCCTCGCCTCCTCGCGGATCAACTTCGCGATGGGCCGTGACAACATCGTCACGCCGAAGCTCAACGAGATCCACGACCGCTTCGCGACGCCCTATCGCGCCATCGGGATCACGGGGCTGCTCATCCTCGTGTTCATCGTCACCGCCGACCTGGAACTGCTCTCCTCGATCGGCTCGGCGCTGCACCTGATCATCTACGGGCTGCTCAACATCGCGCTCATCGTCATGCGGACGGCCGACCCCGACGAGTACCAGCCCGACTACACCGTCCCGCTGTACCCCATCGTCCCGATCGTCGGAACGTTGAGCTCCTTCGCGCTCCTGTATTTCATCATCGGGACCGCGAAGGTCGTCAGCGCCGTCCTCGTCGTCGGCGCGATGGTCTGGTACGTCTTCTACGCCCGGACGCGCACCGAGAAGCAGGGCATCCTCTCGCAGTACATCCTCGAACGCTCCGACGAGATGCCCGAACCGGCCGTCTCGGCCGCGGCCGGCGTCGCCCCCGACGGCGGCGACTACCGCGTGATGGTCCCGCTCGCCAACCCCGAGCACGAGGAGGAACTCATCACCCTCGCCAGCGCGATGGCCAAAGCCAGGGGCGGGACGGTCGTCGCGACCCACATCGTCACCGTCCCCGACCAGACGTCGCTGGCGAGCGCCCGCGACCGCGCCGACGACATCGACGCCACCTCGGAGACGCTGCTCGACCACGCCCGGACGAACGCCGAGACGTTCGGCGTCCCCGTCGAGACCCACACCATCCTCTCCCACCGCGGGTTCGAGCAGATCTTCGACGCCGCGCGCACCCACGACGCCGACCAGGTCGTCATGGGTTGGGGCCCGGACTCCCACGGCTCGCCCGGACGCGCCGAGTCGGCCTTCGACGAGATGGCCGGCGACCTCCCCGCCGACTTCCTCGTCCTGCGCGACCGCGGGCTCGACACCGAGCGCGTGCTCGTCCCGACCGCCGGCGGCCCCGATTCGGACCTCTCCGCCGAGATCGCTACCGTCCTCCGCCGGGAGTTCGGCTCTGAGGTGACGCTGCTGTACGTCGCCGACGAAGGCGAGAGCGCCGAGGGCGCGGACTTCCTTGCCGAGTGGGCCAGCGACCACGACCTCGGCGACGCGAACATGCGCGTCGAGACCGGCGACGTCGAGACCGCCATCGAAGCGGCGGCCGGCGACGCCACCCTCGTGATACTCGGCGCCAGCGAACGCGGCCTGCTCCAGCGGCTGATCGGCGGGTCCGTGGTCATGGACGTCGTCGACGACGTGGACTGTTCGGTCCTCCTCGCGGAGAAACGCACCCAGCGGTCGCTGCGCGAGCGGCTGTTCGGCTGA
- a CDS encoding Lrp/AsnC family transcriptional regulator, whose product MSDRFDEIDRRIVYMLAEDARHTSAPDIAAEVDVSPATIRNRIRRLEAEGVIEGYHAQIDYEKLGGRLTNLFLCTASATDRKRFAQRVLDIPGVVNVREIMTGDEDLHVTVVGRDMADIRRISREIAAIGVHIDDEDLLHREHFQPYEAFGSDGTDPAPPVTGIADISDDADVVELQVGEDAPIVGKTLENAAKEGLLDRDVLVVSVDSGEGEDGVTPDGTTAISGGETVTLFSRTGLAEETLRVFTGH is encoded by the coding sequence ATGAGCGATCGGTTCGACGAGATAGACAGGCGGATCGTCTACATGCTCGCGGAGGACGCGCGACACACGTCGGCGCCGGACATCGCCGCCGAGGTCGACGTGTCGCCGGCGACGATACGGAACCGGATCCGCCGTCTCGAAGCGGAGGGAGTGATCGAGGGGTACCACGCCCAGATCGACTACGAGAAACTCGGCGGTCGATTGACGAACCTGTTTCTCTGTACGGCGTCGGCGACGGACCGCAAGCGGTTCGCCCAGCGGGTCCTCGACATCCCCGGCGTCGTCAACGTCCGGGAGATCATGACGGGCGACGAAGACCTCCACGTGACCGTGGTCGGCAGGGATATGGCCGACATCAGGCGGATTTCGCGGGAGATCGCCGCGATCGGGGTCCACATCGACGACGAGGACCTGCTACACCGCGAGCACTTCCAGCCCTACGAGGCGTTCGGCTCCGACGGCACCGACCCCGCGCCGCCGGTGACGGGCATCGCGGACATCAGCGACGACGCGGACGTGGTCGAACTGCAGGTCGGTGAGGACGCGCCCATCGTCGGGAAGACGCTGGAAAACGCGGCGAAGGAGGGGTTGCTGGACCGGGACGTGCTCGTCGTGTCGGTCGACAGCGGCGAGGGGGAAGACGGCGTGACGCCGGACGGGACGACCGCGATATCGGGCGGCGAGACGGTGACGCTGTTCTCCAGAACGGGCCTCGCCGAGGAGACGCTCCGCGTGTTCACGGGGCACTAG
- a CDS encoding universal stress protein codes for MTASIDGERDVMAHALVPVADDSDARATARALAPHDPDRVTVAYVVEKGGGVPDKTPVEQSEEVAKAAFEAFREEFGPADDRVLYDRDVVDAIVRVAEEVDASVIAFRPRGGNRIVQFLAGDKTLRLVTESDRPVVTLPDPETDAAVTEITPDDTTETGDGTE; via the coding sequence ATGACAGCGTCGATAGACGGGGAACGGGACGTGATGGCACACGCGCTCGTCCCGGTAGCCGACGATTCGGATGCGAGGGCGACGGCCAGGGCGCTCGCGCCGCACGATCCCGACCGGGTGACCGTCGCGTACGTCGTCGAGAAGGGCGGCGGCGTGCCGGACAAGACCCCGGTCGAACAGAGCGAGGAAGTCGCGAAGGCGGCGTTCGAGGCCTTCCGTGAGGAGTTCGGCCCGGCGGACGACCGAGTGCTGTACGACCGCGACGTGGTCGACGCGATCGTCCGGGTGGCCGAGGAGGTCGACGCGTCGGTGATCGCGTTCCGCCCGCGCGGGGGCAACCGGATCGTCCAGTTCCTGGCCGGCGACAAGACCCTCCGGCTCGTCACCGAGTCCGACCGACCGGTCGTGACGCTCCCCGATCCCGAGACGGACGCGGCGGTCACGGAGATCACTCCCGACGACACGACCGAGACGGGAGACGGGACGGAATGA
- a CDS encoding amino acid permease has product MSSDEDLAKDLGLLSAMTIGIGTMIGAGIFVLPGVAAQEAGPVVVASFLVGGVVAMINAFSVSELGTAMPKAGGGYYYINRSLGPLFGSIAGMGDWMGLAFASAFYCIGFGQYLATLAPIPGFLFLADIQVGALIAGVIFVGVNYIGAKETGGIQTVIVLTLLSILSVFAVFGWLSFDYAVLVGDGGLTPMGYGAILPGTAVVFVSFLGYAKIATVAEELKNPGRNLPIAVIGSVALVTVVYGILVTIMLGVVPWPDLSRDAPVAQVTRIAFPGGLTGIAVTVVTLAALLATASSANASILASARINFAMGRDGIVTDWLNDIHPSFATPYRSILVTGAVILVFIAALGQQLEVLAKAASVLHLVVYALINVGLIVFREADVEEYDPDFTVPFYPVTPILGAVASLALVTFMDPIEIGLSMAFVVTAVVWYLVYARRHTVYEGALGEFVTERSEEMPDIAVSAAETVAPDGGDYRVMVPLANPEHEQELITLASAVAKQRGGTVVATHIVTVPDQTPLDRARDRADDIDATSQGLLDRARANAETFGVPVETHTILSHQGYEAVFDAVRTHEADLAVMGWGPEAHWSPGRTESALDDVAGDLPCDFLALRDRGFDPSRVLVPTAGGPDSELGAELATDLRREFDAEVSLLYVADEGESAEGADFLAQWANDHDLGDADLHVETGDVEAAIESAARDATLVVLGASEEGLLQRLLGGSLVMDVVDDVDCSVVLAEKPTERSLRQRLFGNQ; this is encoded by the coding sequence ATGAGCAGCGACGAGGACCTCGCGAAGGACCTGGGCCTGCTCTCGGCGATGACGATCGGGATCGGGACGATGATCGGCGCGGGCATCTTCGTCCTCCCGGGGGTCGCCGCCCAGGAGGCGGGCCCGGTCGTCGTCGCTTCCTTCCTCGTCGGCGGCGTCGTCGCGATGATCAACGCCTTCTCCGTGTCGGAACTCGGGACGGCGATGCCCAAGGCCGGCGGGGGCTACTACTACATCAACCGCTCGCTCGGTCCCCTGTTCGGCTCGATCGCCGGGATGGGCGACTGGATGGGGCTGGCGTTCGCTTCGGCCTTCTACTGCATCGGGTTCGGCCAGTACCTCGCGACGCTCGCGCCGATACCCGGCTTCCTGTTCCTCGCGGACATCCAGGTCGGCGCGCTGATAGCCGGCGTCATCTTCGTCGGCGTCAACTACATCGGCGCCAAGGAGACCGGCGGCATCCAGACGGTGATCGTCCTCACGCTCCTGTCGATCCTGAGTGTCTTCGCCGTCTTCGGCTGGCTCTCCTTCGACTACGCCGTCCTCGTCGGCGACGGGGGTCTCACCCCGATGGGCTACGGCGCCATCCTCCCGGGGACCGCGGTCGTGTTCGTCTCCTTCCTCGGCTACGCCAAGATCGCGACCGTCGCGGAGGAGCTGAAGAACCCGGGGCGGAACCTCCCGATCGCCGTCATCGGAAGCGTCGCCCTCGTGACCGTCGTCTACGGGATCCTCGTGACCATCATGCTGGGGGTCGTCCCATGGCCGGACCTGAGCCGAGACGCCCCCGTCGCCCAGGTGACGAGGATCGCGTTCCCCGGCGGACTGACCGGCATCGCGGTGACGGTCGTCACGCTCGCGGCGCTGCTGGCGACCGCGTCGTCGGCCAACGCGAGCATCCTCGCGTCGGCGCGGATCAACTTCGCGATGGGCCGAGACGGGATCGTCACCGACTGGCTCAACGATATCCACCCCTCATTCGCCACGCCCTACCGGTCGATCCTCGTCACGGGAGCGGTGATCCTCGTGTTCATCGCCGCGCTGGGCCAGCAACTCGAAGTGCTCGCGAAGGCCGCCAGCGTCCTCCACCTCGTCGTCTACGCGCTGATCAACGTCGGACTCATCGTCTTCCGGGAGGCCGACGTCGAGGAGTACGACCCCGACTTCACGGTGCCGTTCTACCCCGTGACGCCGATCCTCGGGGCCGTCGCGTCGCTGGCACTCGTGACGTTCATGGACCCGATCGAGATCGGCCTCTCGATGGCGTTCGTCGTGACCGCCGTGGTCTGGTATCTCGTCTACGCCCGGCGCCACACGGTCTACGAAGGCGCGCTCGGCGAGTTCGTGACCGAACGTTCCGAGGAGATGCCGGACATCGCGGTCTCGGCGGCGGAGACGGTCGCACCGGACGGCGGCGACTACCGCGTGATGGTCCCGCTCGCCAACCCCGAACACGAGCAGGAACTCATCACCCTCGCCAGCGCCGTCGCGAAACAGCGCGGCGGGACGGTCGTCGCGACCCACATCGTCACCGTCCCCGACCAGACGCCCCTGGACCGCGCCCGCGACCGCGCCGACGACATCGACGCCACCTCCCAGGGCCTGCTCGACCGCGCCCGAGCGAACGCCGAGACGTTCGGCGTCCCCGTCGAGACCCACACCATCCTCTCCCACCAGGGCTACGAGGCCGTCTTCGACGCAGTCCGCACGCACGAGGCCGATCTCGCGGTGATGGGCTGGGGGCCGGAGGCCCACTGGTCGCCGGGCCGCACGGAGTCGGCTCTCGACGACGTGGCCGGCGACCTTCCGTGTGACTTCCTCGCCCTGCGGGACCGCGGGTTCGACCCCTCGCGAGTCCTCGTCCCGACGGCCGGCGGCCCCGACTCAGAACTCGGCGCGGAACTGGCGACAGACCTGCGCCGGGAGTTCGACGCCGAGGTGAGCCTGCTGTACGTCGCCGACGAGGGCGAGAGCGCCGAGGGAGCGGACTTCCTCGCCCAGTGGGCGAACGACCACGACCTCGGCGACGCGGACCTCCACGTCGAGACCGGCGACGTGGAGGCCGCCATCGAATCCGCCGCACGAGACGCTACGCTGGTCGTCCTCGGCGCCAGTGAGGAGGGGCTGCTCCAGCGCCTGCTCGGCGGGTCGCTCGTCATGGACGTCGTCGACGACGTGGACTGCTCGGTCGTCCTCGCCGAGAAGCCCACCGAGCGCTCGCTCCGTCAGCGCCTGTTCGGCAATCAGTAG
- a CDS encoding DNA adenine methylase has protein sequence MAKPVLKWAGGKRQLLGELYTRFPTSFDRYHEPFFGGGAVFFDLEPARATVNDTNPRLVNFYEQVRDRPEALIERLRDFRDPEADPDPSLPFDGETRRGKAVEQYYYQQRARFNERAYGEGWPASDDERLEEAALLLYLNRTCYNGLYRENGDGGFNVPIGRYADPDWVQAERVRAAGEALAGTEVRNGDFAYVLDAAEPGDLVYFDPPYEPMSPTADFAEYSAAGFGRDDQERLLEVAVELDERGVWVVLSNSGVTYDRYDEAGFSVEREGATRAINSDASARGEVDEIIATNVPGDERGGPDQRSIEDY, from the coding sequence ATGGCGAAACCGGTGTTGAAGTGGGCTGGCGGCAAGCGACAGTTGCTCGGGGAACTGTACACGCGCTTCCCGACGTCGTTCGACCGCTACCACGAGCCCTTCTTCGGCGGTGGCGCGGTCTTTTTCGACCTCGAACCCGCCCGAGCGACGGTCAACGACACCAATCCCAGGCTCGTGAACTTCTACGAGCAGGTCCGCGACCGACCGGAGGCGCTGATCGAACGGTTACGAGACTTTCGTGATCCCGAGGCCGACCCGGACCCGTCTCTGCCGTTCGACGGGGAGACGCGGCGCGGCAAGGCGGTCGAGCAGTACTACTACCAGCAGCGCGCGCGGTTCAACGAGCGCGCCTACGGGGAGGGGTGGCCCGCGAGCGACGACGAACGGCTCGAAGAGGCGGCGCTATTGCTGTATCTGAATCGGACGTGCTACAACGGGCTCTACCGCGAGAACGGCGACGGCGGGTTCAACGTCCCCATCGGCCGGTACGCCGATCCCGACTGGGTGCAGGCCGAACGGGTGCGCGCGGCGGGCGAGGCGCTCGCCGGGACCGAGGTGCGGAACGGCGACTTCGCGTACGTCCTCGACGCCGCAGAGCCGGGCGATCTGGTCTACTTCGACCCGCCCTACGAGCCGATGAGTCCGACGGCGGACTTCGCGGAGTACAGCGCGGCGGGGTTCGGCCGCGACGACCAGGAGCGGCTGCTGGAGGTGGCCGTCGAACTCGACGAGCGGGGGGTGTGGGTCGTCCTGTCGAACAGCGGCGTCACGTACGACCGCTACGACGAAGCGGGCTTTTCCGTCGAGCGAGAGGGTGCCACGCGGGCGATAAACAGCGACGCGAGCGCTCGCGGCGAGGTCGACGAGATAATCGCGACGAACGTGCCGGGCGACGAGCGGGGCGGGCCGGACCAGCGGTCGATCGAGGACTACTGA
- a CDS encoding bacterio-opsin activator domain-containing protein, with protein sequence MSGFEGSTDSTDDGEDPAGGGTEHGDKGGQIELALEAGAIGVWEFDVRDDTVSMRSSQHDRLLGYDDPPDTWSVERFFDHVHPDDRERVEESYEAALASGEWSCEFRIQRADGDQRWLAADGVIAHDDGTPRRAVGTVRDVTDRRRLDRDLRTEREHLRVALENSPFTAFRLDTDLRYTWIGGAHDDFDPDAVIGKRDDEVLPPEPAEQIMEPKRRALEADEAVREVVTYELPSGSVTYDLTVEPLREDGEVIGLTCAALDITERTRLERTLVRLHEASRDIVAAATATTVAERVVEAAVGALGIDAAVVYLLDQADNVLRPVAPTDGLHDLRGEVAPEPPGGSPMVWRAFANDETVSLGGSAGRGGVPDSVESGLWIPLAAHGVLALAAGEREAFDEETRRVAEHLAATAEATLDRIAREAAVEARERELAEQNRRLEGLGRINDIIREIDRELVRATSVEEIEAAVCERLTREGRFAFAWLGERDGEVVTPRARAGDRAGYLDDISLELSADGGDPAVESVASGDVTHVADVVETTRADRWRRTALARGYRSIIATPVRYDGVDYGVLAVYDHEADAFGPLTKEVLVELSDTVARALNAAEIRLALGSDAVVEVELDIRAVDTALGRFATEADTRLDVHGAVPAGEGEVRVFFSSDDDLEAALGDAVATTSMQSFERLGPGSGFGDRTRYEATVSGVTIPTALARSGARARRVRIDDGVATVAAELSRSTDVREFVGRVKAAFPETELVARHDGERLDRPASDPTETLEGLTDRQREVLRTAYLSGYFERPRDRTGEEVAESLGISQSTFNDHLRRAEQTLYARIFDGDSSVG encoded by the coding sequence ACGACGATCCGCCCGACACGTGGAGCGTCGAGCGCTTCTTCGACCACGTCCACCCGGACGACCGTGAGCGCGTCGAGGAGAGCTACGAGGCGGCACTGGCGAGCGGCGAGTGGTCGTGCGAGTTCCGGATCCAGCGCGCCGACGGGGACCAGCGGTGGCTCGCCGCCGACGGTGTGATCGCTCACGACGACGGGACGCCGAGGCGGGCGGTCGGGACCGTCAGGGACGTGACAGACCGGAGGCGGCTCGACCGGGACCTTCGGACCGAGAGAGAACACCTCCGCGTCGCCCTCGAGAACTCGCCGTTTACCGCGTTCCGTCTCGATACCGACCTCCGATACACGTGGATCGGTGGCGCACACGACGACTTCGACCCGGATGCGGTGATCGGCAAACGAGACGACGAGGTGCTTCCGCCCGAGCCCGCCGAGCAGATCATGGAGCCCAAACGACGTGCCCTCGAGGCGGACGAGGCGGTCAGAGAGGTGGTCACCTACGAGTTACCCAGTGGATCGGTCACATACGACCTCACGGTCGAGCCGTTGCGCGAGGACGGGGAGGTGATCGGACTGACCTGTGCGGCACTGGATATCACCGAGCGAACGCGCCTGGAGCGGACGCTGGTCCGTCTCCACGAGGCGAGTCGCGATATCGTGGCGGCGGCGACCGCGACGACTGTGGCCGAACGGGTCGTCGAGGCCGCCGTCGGCGCGCTGGGGATCGACGCGGCGGTCGTCTACCTACTCGACCAGGCCGACAACGTGCTCCGCCCGGTCGCTCCGACCGACGGGCTCCACGACCTCCGTGGTGAGGTGGCTCCGGAGCCGCCGGGCGGGTCACCGATGGTCTGGCGCGCGTTCGCGAACGACGAGACGGTCTCGCTCGGCGGGTCGGCGGGTCGCGGGGGCGTTCCCGATTCCGTCGAGAGCGGGCTCTGGATCCCGCTGGCCGCTCACGGCGTCCTCGCCCTCGCGGCCGGCGAGCGCGAGGCGTTCGACGAGGAAACGAGGCGGGTAGCGGAACATCTGGCGGCGACCGCCGAGGCGACGCTCGATCGGATCGCTCGCGAGGCCGCCGTCGAGGCGCGCGAACGGGAGCTGGCCGAACAGAACCGTCGGTTGGAGGGGCTCGGACGGATCAACGATATCATCCGGGAGATCGACCGGGAACTCGTCCGCGCCACGAGCGTCGAGGAGATAGAGGCAGCCGTCTGCGAGCGGCTGACCCGCGAGGGTCGGTTCGCGTTCGCCTGGCTCGGCGAACGCGACGGCGAAGTAGTCACGCCACGTGCCCGGGCGGGCGACCGGGCGGGGTATCTCGACGACATCTCGCTCGAACTGTCCGCGGACGGTGGTGATCCGGCAGTCGAGTCGGTCGCGAGCGGGGACGTGACCCACGTCGCGGACGTGGTCGAGACCACCCGAGCGGACCGCTGGCGCAGGACTGCGCTGGCGCGTGGCTACCGGTCCATCATCGCCACACCGGTCCGCTACGACGGAGTCGATTACGGTGTCCTCGCGGTGTACGACCACGAGGCAGACGCCTTCGGTCCGCTCACCAAGGAGGTCCTGGTCGAGCTGTCGGATACGGTCGCGCGGGCACTGAACGCTGCGGAGATCCGACTGGCGCTCGGGTCGGACGCGGTCGTCGAGGTCGAACTCGATATCCGGGCGGTCGACACGGCGCTCGGTCGGTTCGCGACCGAGGCCGACACGCGACTGGACGTCCACGGTGCTGTCCCTGCGGGTGAGGGGGAGGTCCGGGTGTTCTTCTCGTCGGACGACGACCTCGAAGCGGCGCTGGGAGACGCGGTCGCCACGACGAGCATGCAGTCGTTCGAGCGCCTCGGGCCGGGGAGCGGCTTCGGTGACCGGACGCGTTACGAGGCGACCGTCAGCGGGGTGACGATCCCGACGGCGCTCGCTCGGAGTGGCGCGCGCGCCCGACGCGTTCGGATCGACGACGGTGTGGCCACGGTCGCCGCGGAACTCTCCCGGTCGACCGACGTGCGCGAGTTCGTCGGCCGGGTCAAGGCCGCGTTCCCGGAGACGGAACTGGTCGCAAGACACGACGGCGAACGGCTCGACCGGCCGGCGTCGGACCCGACGGAGACGCTCGAAGGCCTCACCGACCGCCAGCGGGAGGTACTCCGGACCGCGTACCTGAGTGGATACTTCGAACGGCCTCGGGACCGGACCGGCGAAGAGGTCGCCGAATCGCTCGGGATCAGTCAATCGACGTTCAACGACCACCTGCGCCGCGCCGAGCAGACGCTGTACGCGCGGATCTTCGACGGTGACTCGTCCGTCGGTTGA